The following is a genomic window from Ethanoligenens harbinense YUAN-3.
CTCCCATCACGCGGTTGAATTCCTGTATCCGTGTCACCAGGCGGTCGCTGTTGCCGGTCTCCACTTCGGACAGCCGAGCGGCCGATACCCCCGGGCGGCTGAGAGATGCAGCTGTGCGCGACGCACTGGTAGGTGCAGGCGCCGCTTCCTCCAGCGTGTTCCATTCGCCGCAGGCGGGGCAGCGCCCCACCCATTTGGATTCCACATGCCCGCAGCTGCTGCATACATATTGCGTCCTTACTTTTGCCATATGCGCCCCCCTTTTTCGTCCTTTCTGTTGCCGGATCGTCCCAGTCTGTATGAGCCGGTCATGGTCCCGCATCACCCTGTGAGGAGAGCCTCGGAGCGGATGCGGCCGTTTTTCCCTGTTCCGCGTAAAAATGCACGGTGCCATAAAAAATGGAAAAGGCCAGTTGGTTCTGATATACGTTATCCTGCAGCTTCTCGTTTTCTGTGGGATTGGAAACAAACCCGCATTCCACCAAAACCGCCGGAGAACGCGCATGATATAAAATATAAAGGTTACTGCCCGCCGGCTTAATGAGCCGATCGTTCTGTGGTTGGAGCAACGCGCGGATGTCTGTTTGCAGGCATTGCGCCAGCATTTTGGAATCGGGATTGTTGGTGGAATAAAACACCTGCGCGCCGCTGTATTGCGGCTGTGTATATAAATTCTGATGGATGCTCAAAAACAGCGCGTTCGGATGTGCGTCGGCAATCTTCAGTCGGTTGTGGATGTCGCTCGTTTTCTGTTCGCGGAGTGTATCGCTTCCACTGCTGTGGATGGAACGGTCATCCTGTCTGGTCATGATCACCTGGTACCCGCCCGCGAGAAAAAAGCTGCGCAGCTTTAGAGAAACAGACAGATTGATGTCCTTCTCAATTGACCCATCCGCCCCCACGGCCCCGCCATCCATCCCTCCATGCCCCGGATCAATGATGACAGTTTTTTCATAAGCTGCCGCAGCAGATGCCGATGTAGAGCTCTGGATGGACGTGAGCGTACCCGCGGCAACCAGGCAAAGCGCGGCTATGGCAATCAGCGGCAGAATCCAGCGTTGCGGACGCATCGGCGCATCACCTCCGCAAAACAGTATGCGGAACGCGGCGCTTTTATGTAAAAACGGAACCTTCCGTTCGAGATGTTTGAGATACAGAATGCGCGTTCCGGGGTTAAAACAGCCCCGTGCCTCATAAAGTGAACAGGAAGCCGCAGATGAAAAGCCTGTTTGCCGGAGGAACGGTGTGGTGAAACGCAAGCTGGAAAATACCCTGATCGTCATACTGTGCATACTGGCAACAGTCCTGTTGCTGCCCGTTGTGCAGCATGCTTTTCAGGCAAATGGGATGCGGGCTTCTGCCACTTCCCCAAATCCTTACATGATCCTGATCCAGGTGCAGGAAAACCGCCTGTCTTTGTTCAAAAACGGTAAGCTCTATCGCTCCTACAGCTGTGCAACCGGCAAGGAAGACACCCCGTCGCCTTGCGGAACATTCCAGATCAACCGCAAGGCTCGCTGGGGGGAAGGCTTCGGCGGCTATTTTTTGGGGCTCAACTGCCCGTGGGGCAATTACGGCATTCACGGCACCACACGGCCGGATTCGGTCGGGCAGCCGTCCTCACACGGCTGCTTCCGCATGTACGGCAAGGATATCCGCGCACTCTATTCTCTGGTGCCGTGCGGCACGACCGTTCTGATCGTCAACGGCGTCTACGGCGCGTTTGGCACAGGGTTCCGCACCATCGGGCCGGGAATGTACGGACAGGACGTGCTTGCCGTGCAGAAGCGGCTGCACGACCTGGGGTATTTCGACGGCATCTGCAACGGCCGGTACGACTCTTGGGGGTTCCATCAGGCGGTACTCCGGTTTGAAAAAGACCGGGGGTTGCCGCCGTCAGACCGTATCGCCTCCGCTTTTTATAAAGCGCTGGGGTTCGTTCTCATTGAATGAGATGCCTTCCAGACGTAGCAGCAGACGTTTGACCTGCACCCCACCGCTGAATCCGCCCAACTCTCCGCTTTTTCGCAGAACGCGGTGACAGGGCACCAAAATAGGGATCGGATTGCGCCCCACCGCATTGCCTGCCGCCCGCGCGCCGGAAACGCCGCCGTCAGCCGCCAACTGCTGGTAGGAAACGGTCTGCCCGTAAGGGACGGCGGCAATCGCCTGCCAGACCTTACGCGAAAACGGTGACCCGTAAACAAAAGCAGGCGGCACGGAAAATGCTTTCAGCTGCCCCTCGAAATACGCGTCCAGTTCCCGGCAAACGGTATCGGCAACCGTGTTTGCAGCGGAAACGTGTGTGGATCCCTGCATGCGGGAAAGCTGATCCGCCTCTTCGTCTTCGTTGTCAGAAGCCCAGAGAAGTCGTATAATGGAGGCATTGGTGCAGATGCAGGTAAGCCGGCCAACAGGCGAATCCATGCAGGCACGATACAGTGTGGTCATATTACCCTTTCTTTTCAAAAGCGGAGGACAAAGAATTATGGATGAAAAATTGCTGGCCTCACCCAAGGCGGTCAGAGATTTTCTGGTATACATGGAAACGATCAAGGGGAAATCCCCTGGTACTGTACGAGAATATGAAAACGACCTGCGCACATTTTTCCGCTTCATTAAACAGATGCGCGGATCGGTTCCGCGGGACACCCCGTTCGATGAGATTGCCATAGACGATGTGGACATCCCTTTTTTGGCGTCTATCACATTGGCGGATATCTATGAATATCTCAATTATATCACAAACGAGCGCAAAAACCGAGCCGCATCCAGAGCCCGCAAGGTATCCAGCCTTCGTTCCTTTTACAAATACCTGTGTGAACGTGCCGGAATCCTTCAGGAAAATCCAACGCGCGACCTGGAGGCACCTAAACAAAAAAAATCCCTGCCCAAATACCTCACGCTGGAAGAAAGCATGGAGGTTTTGCGGGATATCGACGGCAAGTTCGCTGCGCGGGACTATTGCATCATGACCCTGTTTTTAAACTGCGGCATGCGCCTCTCCGAACTGGTGGGACTGAACCTCTCGGATATTCGGAACAGCACCATGACGGTGACCGGAAAAGGCAACAAACAACGCACGATCTACCTCAACGAAGCCTGCCTGCAGGCGCTGGAGCGATATCTCGCCGTGCGCGCAAAAGACAGCGTGAAAGACCGGGACGCCTTGTTCCTGAGCAACCGGCTACAACGCATTAGTCCAAAGACCGTGCAGGCCATCGTGTACAAATATCTGGAACGCGCCGGTCTGAGCGGCCGCGGGCTTTCCGTCCATAAGCTGCGGCACACGGCCGCCACGCTGCTGTATCAGCACGGGCATGTCGACGTCCGCGTCCTGCAGGAAATACTGGGGCACGAGAACCTAAGCACAACCGAAATCTACACGCATCTTTCAGACAGGCAACTGCAGGACGCCGTGAACCGGTCCCCCCTGGCCCATTTTTCCGGACAAAAAGCGCCAAGAGACAAAGAAAAGCCGGAAGACAAGTAATCTTTCAAGCGTCCGCCTGACAAATCCAACTGCGTTTCAAGCTTTTGGATGGCATTTGTTATAGACCAGTCTGCACCGGTTCTGGACGATCTGCTCATAAATCTGTGTAGAGGAAATATCGGAATGCCCGAGCATTTCCTGGATGGATTTGAGGTCAGCCCCGTTTTCCAACAAGTGCGCGGCAAACGAGTGGCGAAGCGTGTGCGGTGTGATGCGTTTCTGGATGCCTGCCTGTCCCGCGTAGCTTTTGACGATCTTCCAAAACCCCTGCCGGGAGAGTCGCCGACCGCCCGCATTGACAAAAAGTGCTTTTTCGCCGTGAAGCATGCGGAGGGTGGAACGTGCGTTGTCCAGATATAGGGAGATCGACTGAACCGCTTCGTTATAGATGGGGATAGACCGATTTTTTTCCGGACCACGGCAAAATAAGGTGCAAAGCCCCAAATTGATATCGCCGACGTCCAGCGCGATCAACTCGGAGACCCGGATACCGGTGGCGTACAGCAGCTCCAGCATCGCCTTGTCCCGGTATCCTTTGAAGTCGTTGCAGACCGGCTGTGCAAACAGAAGATCGACTTCTCCACTTGTCAAAATATCCGGCAGGCAACGTTTGCCGCGTTCCACATGCAACAGCAAAGCCGGGTTCTCGGAGATGATTCCTTCCAAAAGAAGATATTGGAAAAATCCGCGGACAGACGCGGTAAAACGGGAGATAGTCGCTTCGGAGCGGCCTTTTCCCCGCAAAACATCCAGATACATTTCCAATTCAGCGGCCGTGACGTCGGCCGGATCCTCGTTTCCCCTTTGCTGCAGATACTGCACGAATTGTTTCAGATCTCGCTGATAGGACTGGAGCGTACTCGCCGAAACGGATTTTTGATCACGCAGATAGGCGGAGTATCCATCCAGGTAGTTGTCCATACGGTTTACTTTCCCCTCATTTTTGCGTCAGAATGTTTTATGGTTTTCTGTCTGTTTATCTATGGTATGATCCGAGCCCGTTCTAATCAGGAAAAAGAAAAAGAGCGAAAAATCCATCCATCTTCCCTTTCATCCATTTATATGGCAGTGCTCTCAACTTAAAAACAGCGCGGAAAACGCGATGGTAGAGCCAGCCTCGATCAATGCTGCCAAGGCGGCCAGGCCGAAACAGACGACGAACCGCATGGCATACAACCGGAAAAGCTGCCACAGGTGCGTGCTTTCAGCCGGCGAGATCGCCCGTGCGATGCAAACCGAAAACGACAGCCCTTCACGGCAGGCCACTACAATCGCAAAAGAAGTGACCAATGCCCATGGAAGGATGAACAGCGCACAAATCATAAACCCGGATACGCCGTAGTGGATGTAGATGTAGCCCATGGACAGGCCGATTCCGGCGCCTTTGAACAGTGCCACCAGCACAACCCCCACCACACCGACGGCCCACAGCCCAAACAGGAAAGCCGCGCACAGCAAAACGGCCGTTGAGAAAAACGAAGAACAAAACAGATCTAAAAAGCCTTGTGAAGCAGCTGCTTTTGACAGCAGTTCCTGAGAAAGCAACTGCAGCCCGGAAGTCTCTCCCGGCGTCTTACCCGGCGCCAGCAGCGCTCCAACCATCACACCGGCCAGGATCAGGACTGCCAATCCCAAATATGGCAAAAACAATTTGCTGCTGCCCTTGCTTGCGGGCACCCGAGCCGAATGCCCCATCCTTTTCCTTTTCAAGGGCTTGACCCCCTTTACCATTCATATTCACAGTAAACTGTATGCAGGTAAAAAGGGTGCTATGCGTGATAATGGGATTGACAGAAGACCTATTTTCCGAGTTCTTTGGCGCGCCTTGTACATTGCCGCATCCCGTCAATGACCGCCTGCTCGAATCCATGCGCATAAAGCGCATCAAGTGCCGCAATGGTGGTGCCGCCTTTGGAAGAAACCATCCGGATCAGTTCATCCGGTTCTATGCCGGAATCCGTCAGCATTTTCGCGGAACCAATCAGCGTCTGGGCAATCAGCGCTTTTGCCACCGCGACGTCTATCCCTTGTTCCACGGCTCCAGCGATCACAGCTTTTGCAAATAGATAGACATATGCAGGGCTGCTGCCGCTGACCGATATAACGGCCGCCATCTGCTCCTCCGGCAGATCCTGTACCACACCGCCCGCCGCGAAAACGGCCTTGACCTTCGCGTATTCCACATCTGTAAGCGGCGAACATTGGCACAGCGCCGTAGCGCCTTCTCCCAGAAGCAGAGGCGTGTTCGGCATGGCCAGCGCGATTTTGGCTGCGTCACCCAGGCGTTCCTTGATGTAGGCCGAGGAAATACCGGCCGCAATGCTCACGATGATTTTGCCCTCCGCGAAGGGACAGATGTTTTGGAGCACTTCGTCATAATTTTGCGGTTTTACAGATAAAAAAATGATATCTGCAAATTTCACGAGTTGCCGGACCGTTTCCACGCCGCACACCCCACGCTCTTCAAACCGTGCATAATGTGTGCTGTGGTGATCGTATACCGCCAAATGGTCGGCTGGACAGACCCCTTGCCGCAGTAGACCGTTGATGATGGCACCGGCCATATTGCCGGCTCCAATGAAGCCTATTTTTTCTGTCATGCCGTTTCCTCTTATTCTTCTATTACTTGATCTAAAAAATAGCAAAATGAATCCATGGTTGATGTACCGACAATCATATACCATTTTTTACATAAATGCAAGACGCTGGATACCTATTGACATAATTTTCACTTTCTGCACAAAGCAGACACTTGCATTTCCACAAACCTGCGGGGTGGGGCCGTTTTACCAGTGCAGAGTGCCGGAAGCAGAAAAAAGCCGACAGGATATTTCCTGGCGGCTTTTTTCTCCTGGCCGGGATCGGGATAAACGTTTGCCTCCAGCATCATTCGGCAAGCGCGGCTTTGATCATCAGCGCACACTCCACACGCTTGCGTTCCAGCGCGCACGAAATGTCTAGCGGTGTCAGGATATTGCCCGCATAGGCACTGTTGTTCGCATTGCAGCCACCACTGCAATAAAATTTTGCCCAACAATCCGCGCAGTCTTTTTTGGTAAAAATGTTGGCTTTGGAAAATGTGTTTTTCATCGCCTGGTCAAATTGTCCGTTGCAAACATTTCCCATACGGAACGCCCTGTCCCCCACAAACTGGTGACAGGGATAAATATCCCCTTCCGGCGTAACAGCGACGTATTCATTGCCGCAACCGCAGCCGCGCAGCAGCTTGATGGCGCACGGACCGTGTTCCATGTCGATCATAAAATGGAAAAAGTTAAAACCGTTGCCCGCTTTGGCACGCCGAATCATTTCAAGAGCAAGCCGGTCGTATTCCGCAAAAATATGGGGCAGATCGTCTTTGCGCAGCGCCAACGGATGGCCTTCCGGCAGGATGACCGGTTCCACCGATATTTCCTTGAACCCTTCGTCCGCCAGAGCCAGCACATCCTCTGCAAAATCCAGATTTTCATGGGTGAAGGTGCCGCGCACATAGTAGTTGCGATGTTCGCGGCGCTCTACCAATCGCTTGATGTTTGCCAAAATAGTTTGATAGCTGCCGCTACCGTCGATCCGCCTGCGCATCCGGTCATGGACGGATTGCCGCCCGTCGATCGAGAGCACGACATTGTACATTTCCCGGTTGATGAAATCGATCTTTTCATCATCCAGCACAAGGGCGTTGGTGGTTGTGGTGAAACGGATGTGCTTGCCGGCTTTCTGTTCGGCTTCCCGCCCATAAGCGACAACCTCTTTGACCACATCGAAGTTCATCATCGGCTCGCCGCCGAAAAAATCCAACTCCAGATTGCGCCGGTTGCCGGCGTGCTCCAGCAGAAAATCAACGGCCTGTTTGCCAACCGAAAACGGCATGAGCTTGCGCCCGCCTCCAAAATCACCGGTGGAGGCAAAACAATAAGAACAACGCAGATTGCAGTCATGTGCGACATTCAGGCACATGGATTTGACCGGAGCCATGTCACCCGCATTGCGGTAAGCGGCATAAACGTCCGGCGAAAAAAGCCTGCCGTCTTCTTTCAAAGCAAAAAGTTCCTCCCATGCCTCCCGCAATGCATTCACCCCATAACGGGCTGCAAGCCGCTCTCCGGCTTTCTGCGGAAGTACACGGGTCATATCTTCACCGGCAAACTCCAGAAGCGCGTAGCTGATTTCATCCAGCTCGCTGATTGAACCGCTGTTGACATCCACCACCAAACGGTGGCCATTTGATGCGAATGTATGTATCATGTAGACCTCTCTGCGCCGAATAACCGGCTATCTGGCATCGCTATAAAAAACGACAAAAATTCAGGGACGTAAAACGCCCCTGAACCATCACTGACTTCCAAAGCGAAATTATTTCTGTTCGCAGGACTGGTTGGCAACCGTGCAGGAAGTTTTGCAAGCCGACTGGCAGGATGCCTGGCACTCCCCGCAGCCGCCCTTTGCCGCAGTTTCCTGCAATTTACGATCGTTCAACGTTTTGATATGTTTCATGGTTTTCCTCCGTGATTTTAAAAAATAAGACTGAGGGCCTTGCCTGTATACGGTAAAGCATACCACACCATGCAATTTTTTTCAACACAAACTTCCAGGCCGGTCTGTTCTCAGGCATGCAGGCGCCGCTGCCGGGTGTTGACACCTACGATACCGCCCACGGCGCCCGTGAGCACCGAGACCACCATCTTGAGTAGGACCGCTCCGCCCAAAGCCGCCTGCCCCAGCAACGCGCCGCTGAGAAGAAGCAGCAACAGGTAAAAAAAGCCCGCCGCCCCCCCGAGCGCCAGTCCTTTGTGACCGAACAAACGGCCAGCAAACAATCCACCGCCGAATCCGCCGCCCGCGATAGCCGTAAAGGCGAACGGCTGCACCGCTCCGGCCGGCATATCCTGCAGCACCATCAAAATGGAAAACAGGATCAGCAGCAGAATGCTGAATAATACGCCGCACAATATGCCGATCAATACGGAAAGCACCGCGTCCCGCCACCCGGACTGCACCT
Proteins encoded in this region:
- the scfB gene encoding thioether cross-link-forming SCIFF peptide maturase is translated as MIHTFASNGHRLVVDVNSGSISELDEISYALLEFAGEDMTRVLPQKAGERLAARYGVNALREAWEELFALKEDGRLFSPDVYAAYRNAGDMAPVKSMCLNVAHDCNLRCSYCFASTGDFGGGRKLMPFSVGKQAVDFLLEHAGNRRNLELDFFGGEPMMNFDVVKEVVAYGREAEQKAGKHIRFTTTTNALVLDDEKIDFINREMYNVVLSIDGRQSVHDRMRRRIDGSGSYQTILANIKRLVERREHRNYYVRGTFTHENLDFAEDVLALADEGFKEISVEPVILPEGHPLALRKDDLPHIFAEYDRLALEMIRRAKAGNGFNFFHFMIDMEHGPCAIKLLRGCGCGNEYVAVTPEGDIYPCHQFVGDRAFRMGNVCNGQFDQAMKNTFSKANIFTKKDCADCWAKFYCSGGCNANNSAYAGNILTPLDISCALERKRVECALMIKAALAE
- a CDS encoding TIGR04086 family membrane protein, coding for MKSVAQVQSGWRDAVLSVLIGILCGVLFSILLLILFSILMVLQDMPAGAVQPFAFTAIAGGGFGGGLFAGRLFGHKGLALGGAAGFFYLLLLLLSGALLGQAALGGAVLLKMVVSVLTGAVGGIVGVNTRQRRLHA
- a CDS encoding tyrosine recombinase XerC, with product MDEKLLASPKAVRDFLVYMETIKGKSPGTVREYENDLRTFFRFIKQMRGSVPRDTPFDEIAIDDVDIPFLASITLADIYEYLNYITNERKNRAASRARKVSSLRSFYKYLCERAGILQENPTRDLEAPKQKKSLPKYLTLEESMEVLRDIDGKFAARDYCIMTLFLNCGMRLSELVGLNLSDIRNSTMTVTGKGNKQRTIYLNEACLQALERYLAVRAKDSVKDRDALFLSNRLQRISPKTVQAIVYKYLERAGLSGRGLSVHKLRHTAATLLYQHGHVDVRVLQEILGHENLSTTEIYTHLSDRQLQDAVNRSPLAHFSGQKAPRDKEKPEDK
- a CDS encoding methylated-DNA--[protein]-cysteine S-methyltransferase, whose translation is MTTLYRACMDSPVGRLTCICTNASIIRLLWASDNEDEEADQLSRMQGSTHVSAANTVADTVCRELDAYFEGQLKAFSVPPAFVYGSPFSRKVWQAIAAVPYGQTVSYQQLAADGGVSGARAAGNAVGRNPIPILVPCHRVLRKSGELGGFSGGVQVKRLLLRLEGISFNENEPQRFIKSGGDTV
- a CDS encoding L,D-transpeptidase family protein; the protein is MVKRKLENTLIVILCILATVLLLPVVQHAFQANGMRASATSPNPYMILIQVQENRLSLFKNGKLYRSYSCATGKEDTPSPCGTFQINRKARWGEGFGGYFLGLNCPWGNYGIHGTTRPDSVGQPSSHGCFRMYGKDIRALYSLVPCGTTVLIVNGVYGAFGTGFRTIGPGMYGQDVLAVQKRLHDLGYFDGICNGRYDSWGFHQAVLRFEKDRGLPPSDRIASAFYKALGFVLIE
- the proC gene encoding pyrroline-5-carboxylate reductase; the encoded protein is MTEKIGFIGAGNMAGAIINGLLRQGVCPADHLAVYDHHSTHYARFEERGVCGVETVRQLVKFADIIFLSVKPQNYDEVLQNICPFAEGKIIVSIAAGISSAYIKERLGDAAKIALAMPNTPLLLGEGATALCQCSPLTDVEYAKVKAVFAAGGVVQDLPEEQMAAVISVSGSSPAYVYLFAKAVIAGAVEQGIDVAVAKALIAQTLIGSAKMLTDSGIEPDELIRMVSSKGGTTIAALDALYAHGFEQAVIDGMRQCTRRAKELGK
- the scfA gene encoding six-cysteine ranthipeptide SCIFF; this translates as MKHIKTLNDRKLQETAAKGGCGECQASCQSACKTSCTVANQSCEQK
- a CDS encoding site-specific tyrosine recombinase → MDNYLDGYSAYLRDQKSVSASTLQSYQRDLKQFVQYLQQRGNEDPADVTAAELEMYLDVLRGKGRSEATISRFTASVRGFFQYLLLEGIISENPALLLHVERGKRCLPDILTSGEVDLLFAQPVCNDFKGYRDKAMLELLYATGIRVSELIALDVGDINLGLCTLFCRGPEKNRSIPIYNEAVQSISLYLDNARSTLRMLHGEKALFVNAGGRRLSRQGFWKIVKSYAGQAGIQKRITPHTLRHSFAAHLLENGADLKSIQEMLGHSDISSTQIYEQIVQNRCRLVYNKCHPKA
- a CDS encoding N-acetylmuramoyl-L-alanine amidase; protein product: MRPQRWILPLIAIAALCLVAAGTLTSIQSSTSASAAAAYEKTVIIDPGHGGMDGGAVGADGSIEKDINLSVSLKLRSFFLAGGYQVIMTRQDDRSIHSSGSDTLREQKTSDIHNRLKIADAHPNALFLSIHQNLYTQPQYSGAQVFYSTNNPDSKMLAQCLQTDIRALLQPQNDRLIKPAGSNLYILYHARSPAVLVECGFVSNPTENEKLQDNVYQNQLAFSIFYGTVHFYAEQGKTAASAPRLSSQGDAGP